GGCCCGGAAGGAGGAGATGCTGGAGAAGGCGTACCTGTATTTCCCCATCCTGAAAGAGAAGGAATCCCAGGGCGGAGGGTACCTTTCCGGGGGCCAGCAGCAGATGCTCGCCATCGCGAGGGGCCTCATGTGCGACCCAAAGCTGGTGCTCCTCGACGAGCCCTTCGAAGGACTTGCGCCGGTCATCATATGGGAGCTCATAGACATTATCAAGAAGCTGTGCGAGACAGAGAAAATGACCCTTTTGCTGGTTGAACAGAAGGCCGCCCTGGCGCTGAAGATGTCCGACAGGGGATATGTCCTGGAAAAGGGGCTCGTGAAGTGTGAAGGGACATGTCAGTTCCTGTCCGAGAGTGAAGAGGTGCGGGAGAGATGCGGGCTCTAGAACGCTGCCCCGCCATGCCTTGTAAGAGGCTTTCCCGGCCGTCATACGAATGGTGTTGATGGAGAACGGCAATGCAGGGACGAGAGAACAGATGTTGCGATTTGACGGCGAGGCCGGGGTTACGAGGTGTGTTAACCTCCTTTGTCGGCAGGTTATCTGGCCGTTCCTGCAATCTCGTCGTCCGCCATACCCGATCTGCCCGTGAGTCAGGGCGCATCGTTTTGTCATCTTTTTTATCAGCCGTGTCCCGTTCAGGGATGCTGCAGGATTGTCCAGAAAGATCCGGCGTACGCCGGGCTGTCTGCTTAACAGAGCTTTCCCGGGGGGATGGGTTCGAGGTGAGCAGGAAATACCATGTCTATCGGACGAATCGGATGCACTGATGAGACCTGAGATCACACTAATTAAAGGAGTGGTAGAGCCATGAAAGAAGAGACTGGGAAGACTATCGACTACGGCAAATATGAA
The sequence above is drawn from the Syntrophorhabdus sp. genome and encodes:
- a CDS encoding ABC transporter ATP-binding protein → MLEVKDLNTFYGKSHILQGVNLDVGEGEIVCLLGRNGVGKSTTLKSIMGLVTPSRGTVTFEGKQIQKMRPDVIARMRISYIPEDRRIFSRLSVKENLLIGTSNAPDMTKARKEEMLEKAYLYFPILKEKESQGGGYLSGGQQQMLAIARGLMCDPKLVLLDEPFEGLAPVIIWELIDIIKKLCETEKMTLLLVEQKAALALKMSDRGYVLEKGLVKCEGTCQFLSESEEVRERCGL